A single Musa acuminata AAA Group cultivar baxijiao chromosome BXJ2-1, Cavendish_Baxijiao_AAA, whole genome shotgun sequence DNA region contains:
- the LOC103999175 gene encoding large ribosomal subunit protein eL22z-like, whose translation MSCGGSGGAAAVVKGGKKKGSTFVIDCAKPVEDKIMGIASLEKFLQERIKVSGDKVGALGNAITVTRDKSKITVTSDGPFSKRHLKYLTKKYLKKHNVRDWLRVIASNKDRSVYELRYFNIAEKEGEDEDR comes from the exons ATGAGTTGTGGAGGCAGCGGTGGCGCGGCGGCGGTTGTGAAGGGCGGGAAGAAGAAGGGTTCCACCTTCGTCATCGACTGCGCGAAGCCGGTGGAGGACAAGATCATGGGCATCGCCTCCCTGGAGAAGTTCCTCCAGGAGCGTATCAAGGTGTCCGGCGACAAGGTCGGGGCCCTTGGCAATGCCATCACTGTCACCCGCGACAAGAGCAAGATTACCGTCACGTCCGATGGACCTTTCTCCAAACG GCACTTAAAGTACTTGACAAAGAAGTACCTGAAGAAACACAATGTTCGGGACTGGCTGCGAGTTATTGCCTCTAACAAAGATCGTAGTGTTTATGAGCTGCGATACTTCAACATCGCAGAGAAGGAAGGGGAAGATGAAGATCGATGA
- the LOC135598986 gene encoding uncharacterized protein LOC135598986 gives MDDDDESGTLSSILAELDSSLRRHDGDSPLSEPSILGLQSLLDAAASGDAAFALWDLLAARGLPASALLRPLSASMDVSAPRLSLLSGRVYLSLLLSPSSPLYSLFNPLVFLSLLRSLRRALKPLPSTSASSATALPEASHDAPAPRRSARKRKPGRSAGSASTSVDQISDLSSLLPRVLELLDSVLCRVRLDNTPDAVKSLVDTVAKILSSSSGHHRLPDLCFLVLYRIVSKPEHGDQTTLAVEVLRSLTPMILSPAKSASRASALGFVTEKMVPLAQENDAVKEALVYLPRFLATKAPEKSELRVCAVDSIMVIVRAMKQEDQIRYADYVVKMTQGKPQLRLLAVDLILALLTLLPDPLGVKGSAQEFNDKAWGLTCLQALVQRCSDSSPGIRARALTNTAQLLGSLTGDSGNSARLWELSGISSVDFNELLWRRCQDDKAVVRKAALLLITKSTTIMRGPLDDLLLRTLSSACSDPLVSIRKAAVAALSEACRVFPDDRVIPEWLHAVPRLIVDNESSIQQDCENLFLELVLDKISQAAKINFGKDATDLESLLPKGILRLLKGICDSEVAPCVRKICSSLGKKERIKMSVASSLQNIIAASESVWLGSSKPIEKWTAPPGTWQLLSEVSLFSPKAIEWEFLHHHWHLLDKISLEDQGKNSEEGDQSSFMWAGDRVHLLHTISNVSLELPPEPATELACNLLDHLKNFSMNLSEVDAHVKALKTLCKRKATKAEEGDLLILKWVHQLLSKALEILNSYISEASESSNINIFLTPPQNSRKKGKRDVSLLKSALQAVTAVFTVGSLILVCPSADLQGIVPVLHTIITSGNSEPKPRKFAGSTVSFKEVTPTLYIQSWVTMGKICLVDDKLAKRYIPLFVQELEKSDSAALRNNIMVAMTDFCVRYTSLVDCYMHKITIALRDPCEVVRRQTFILLSQLLQRDYVKWRGVLFLRFLLSLVDESEKIRHLADFLFGNILKAKAPLLAYNSFIEAIFFLNDCSAHSAHVESQGGLHARSRLFSIRGNDAKSRSQRMHIYVSLLKQMAPEHLLATSAKLCAEILAAASDGLLNVDDVAGLSVLQDALEILACKEMRIHPSRGSDSSEIDDDGGESAGSAVHAARGRVVTQVAKKNLIQIAVPVFIELKQLLQSKNSPLTGCLMECLRILLKDYKNEIDEILVADKQLQKELLYDMQKYETAKARSTVAEAIVNVQRSESYCSPNGRSSTGMYSKVSEKLGTEGKIASAVADAAARAKVRSVLKEANQNLPTPPLRSMSVPKLKSMGNGGVIVSDRPTHVLESLRRRQSFDSDEEK, from the exons atggacgacgacgacgagagcGGAACCCTATCCTCGATCCTCGCCGAGCTCGATTCTTCGCTCCGCCGGCACGATGGGGACTCCCCCCTCTCTGAGCCCTCCATCCTCGGTCTCCAGTCCCTCCTCGACGCCGCCGCCTCCGGCGATGCCGCGTTCGCACTCTGGGATCTCCTTGCCGCCCGAGGACTCCCTGCCTCTGCCCTCCTCCGTCCCCTCTCCGCCTCCATGGACGTCTCCGCTCCccgcctctctctcctctccggcCGTGTgtacctctctctcctcctctcccCGTCCTCCCCTCTCTATTCCCTCTTCAACCCCCTTGTCTTCCTCTCCCTCCTCCGCTCCCTCCGTCGCGCCCTCAAGCCCCTTCCCTCGACCTCCGCCTCCTCGGCCACTGCCCTTCCGGAGGCCTCCCATGACGCCCCCGCTCCCCGGAGGAGCGCCCGGAAGAGGAAGCCTGGACGATCTGCTGGAAGCGCTTCGACGTCGGTGGATCAGATTTCCGACCTCAGCAGCCTACTTCCTCGCGTCCTCGAACTGCTTGATTCCGTGCTCTGCCGAGTCCGGCTTGACAACACCCCTGATGCCGTAAAGTCATTGGTCGATACTGTGGCAAAAATCCTGAGCTCTTCCTCCGGTCACCACCGGCTTCCGGATCTCTGCTTCCTAGTACTCTACAGGATCGTCTCGAAGCCAGAGCACGGAGACCAGACGACTTTAGCTGTTGAGGTTCTGCGATCACTGACGCCGATGATCTTATCTCCTGCAAAATCAGCATCCCGGGCTTCTGCTTTAGGTTTTGTTACTGAAAAGATGGTGCCTCTGGCCCAGGAGAATGATGCAGTGAAGGAAGCTCTGGTGTACCTACCTAGGTTCTTAGCGACAAAGGCACCGGAGAAGTCTGAGCTGAGAGTTTGTGCTGTTGATTCCATCATGGTGATTGTTCGGGCAATGAAGCAAGAGGATCAAATAAGATACGCCGATTATGTGGTGAAGATGACACAAGGGAAGCCTCAGCTAAGACTGTTGGCTGTAGACCTCATTCTAGCACTTTTGACATTGTTGCCCGATCCTCTTGGGGTAAAGGGATCGGCTCAGGAATTTAACGACAAGGCATGGGGACTGACTTGTCTGCAAGCATTAGTACAGCGTTGCTCAGATTCATCACCGGGAATCAGAGCTCGAGCTTTAACAAATACAGCACAACTGCTAGGCAGCTTAACTGGTGATTCTGGGAATTCTGCCCGTTTGTGGGAACTCTCAGGAATCAGCAGTGTGGACTTCAATGAGCTTTTGTGGAGGAGGTGTCAGGATGATAAGGCTGTTGTAAGGAAGGCAGCACTTCTCCTCATTACAAAGTCGACTACTATAATGCGAGGGCCATTAGATGATTTGCTCCTTAGGACACTGAGTTCTGCTTGCTCTGACCCTTTGGTCAGCATCCGCAAAGCAGCTGTTGCAGCTCTATCAGAG GCCTGCAGAGTCTTCCCTGATGACAGGGTAATACCTGAATGGCTTCATGCTGTGCCACGCTTGATTGTTGATAATGAGTCAAGCATCCAACAGGATTGTGagaatttgtttcttgaattggtCTTGGATAAAATCTCTCAAGCTGCTAAGATCAATTTTGGAAAAGATGCAACAGATTTGGAGTCCTTGCTTCCTAAAGGTATTTTACGTTTGTTGAAAGGGATTTGTGACAGTGAAGTGGCACCATGTGTCAGAAAGATATGTTCAAGCCttggaaagaaggaaagaattaaGATGTCAGTTGCAAGTTCACTTCAGAATATAATTGCAGCATCCGAGTCTGTATGGTTAGGCAGTAGCAAGCCCATAGAGAAGTGGACGGCCCCTCCTGGGACCTGGCAATTGCTTTCTGAAGTGTCATTGTTCTCACCCAAGGCCATAGAATGGGAATTTCTCCATCACCATTGGCATCTTCTTGACAAGATTAGCCTAGAAGATCAAGGTAAAAATTCTGAAGAAGGGGACCAGAGCTCTTTTATGTGGGCTGGAGATCGTGTTCACCTTTTGCACACCATTTCTAATGTGTCTTTGGAATTGCCTCCTGAGCCTGCTACAGAGTTGGCTTGCAACTTACTAGATCATCTTAAGAACTTCAGTATGAACTTAAGCGAG GTTGATGCACATGTAAAAGCTTTAAAAACTTTATGCAAGAGAAAGGCTACAAAAGCTGAGGAGGGCGATCTCCTCATATTGAAATGGGTGCATCAGTTGCTTTCCAAAGCTCTAGAGATTCTTAATAGCTATATATCAGAGGCATCAGAATCGAGCAATATCAACATCTTCTTAACACCTCCGCAGAACAGTaggaaaaaaggaaagagagatgTCTCATTGTTGAAGTCAGCACTACAAGCTGTGACTGCTGTTTTTACTGTTGGATCATTGATTCTAGTCTGCCCTTCTGCCGATTTGCAGGGCATTGTACCTGTCTTACACACCATTATAACATCTGGAAATTCTGAACCAAAGCCTAGAAAGTTTGCTGGTTCGACAGTTTCATTTAAAGAGGTGACTCCTACTCTGTATATTCAGTCATGGGTGACTATGGGCAAAATCTGCCTTGTGGATGATAAACTAGCAAAGCGTTACATTCCACTCTTTGTGCAG GAACTTGAGAAGAGTGACAGTGCTGCACTCCGCAACAATATTATGGTGGCAATGACAGATTTTTGTGTGCGATACACATCTTTAGTTGACTG TTATATGCACAAGATCACTATTGCATTGCGTGATCCTTGTGAAGTTGTGAGAAGACAGACATTCATCTTGCTTTCGCAATTATTACAG AGAGACTATGTAAAGTGGAGAGGAGTATTGTTCCTTCGGTTTTTGTTGTCTCTGGTTGATGAGTCTGAAAAGATAAGACATCTGGCTGATTTCCTCTTTGGAAACATCCTAAAGG CTAAGGCACCACTTCTTGCATATAACAGTTTTATAGAAGccattttttttctaaatgaCTGCAGTGCTCATTCTGCACATGTTGAGTCTCAGGGAGGCCTGCATGCTAGGTCCCGTCTCTTTTCTATAAG AGGCAATGATGCAAAATCAAGGTCACAAAGGATGCACATATATGTTTCTTTGTTAAAACAAATGGCCCCAGAGCACCTCTTGGCTACCTCAGCCAAGTTGTGTGCTGAGATTTTGGCAGCTGCTTCTGATGGCTTGCTCAATGTTGATGATGTTGCTGGACTATCTGTACTCCAG GATGCTCTAGAAATCCTTGCATGCAAAGAGATGAGGATCCATCCAAGTCGTGGTTCTGATTCATCTGAGATAGATGACGATGGCGGTGAGAGTGCAGGAAGCGCTGTCCATGCTGCCAGAGGGAGGGTGGTCACCCAAGTAGCCAAGAAGAACCTGATCCAGATAGCTGTCCCTGTATTCATCGAGTTGAAGCAACTGCTCCAGAGCAAGAATAGCCCCCTCACCGGCTGTCTAATGGAATGCCTCCGCATTCTCCTTAAGGACTACAAGAACGAGATCGATGAGATATTGGTTGCCGACAAGCAACTCCAGAAGGAGCTCCTCTATGACATGCAAAAGTATGAGACTGCCAAGGCCAGGTCCACCGTTGCGGAGGCCATTGTAAATGTGCAAAGGTCGGAGAGCTACTGTTCACCAAATGGACGGAGTTCTACTGGCATGTACAGCAAAGTTTCAGAGAAGTTGGGAACTGAAGGAAAGATTGCTTCAGCAGTGGCAGATGCAGCTGCCAGAGCTAAGGTGAGATCAGTTCTCAAGGAAGCGAACCAGAATTTGCCAACTCCACCACTCCGTTCGATGAGTGTGCCCAAGCTGAAGAGCATGGGAAATGGTGGTGTGATCGTCAGTGATCGACCAACACATGTACTGGAATCGCTAAGGCGGAGACAATCTTTTGACTCTGATGAAGAGAAATAG